From Rhodococcus sp. B7740, one genomic window encodes:
- a CDS encoding aldo/keto reductase, protein MTRLDDYRLLGRSGLRVSPLSLGTMTFGDAWGWGAEEEDSRKIFDAYLDAGGNMVDTANIYTDGQSERYLGTFLRGRRDSVVVATKYAATRDPSDPNAGGGGRKSLRASVEASLRNLGTDYIDLLYVHAWDRMTPSDEIIASLGELVRSGKVLYIGISDTPAWEVARMQTTAELRGWPPFAALQVEYSLIERTTERELLPMAASLGLGVIPWAPLGGGVLTGKYSAADLATAGSDSPVGTRRDHAKANGTLTTRGLAVADAVVGVARELGASAAQVALAWTLRHPSVVSSLIGARTPEQLQENISALDVTLDDSHLDALHAASVIDLGFPHEFLMRPMVRGVTTGRTSVRPRPIRTW, encoded by the coding sequence ATGACACGTTTGGACGACTACCGACTGCTGGGCCGCTCCGGTCTGCGAGTTTCACCTCTGTCGCTGGGAACCATGACATTCGGCGATGCGTGGGGTTGGGGTGCGGAGGAGGAAGACTCGAGGAAAATCTTCGACGCCTACCTCGACGCCGGCGGAAACATGGTCGACACCGCCAACATCTACACCGACGGACAGTCGGAGCGGTACCTGGGTACATTTCTCCGGGGCCGCCGCGATTCGGTCGTCGTCGCGACGAAATACGCGGCTACGCGTGATCCGTCGGATCCGAACGCAGGTGGGGGCGGTAGAAAGAGTCTCCGCGCGTCCGTCGAAGCAAGCCTGAGGAATCTCGGTACCGACTACATCGACCTGCTGTATGTGCACGCGTGGGACCGTATGACGCCGAGTGACGAGATCATCGCTTCGCTCGGTGAGCTGGTCCGTTCGGGAAAGGTTCTGTACATAGGAATTTCGGACACACCGGCATGGGAAGTCGCGCGAATGCAGACCACCGCGGAATTGCGCGGGTGGCCGCCGTTCGCGGCACTTCAGGTGGAGTACAGCTTGATCGAGAGAACAACCGAGCGGGAATTGTTGCCGATGGCAGCGAGTTTGGGCCTCGGTGTGATTCCTTGGGCTCCCCTCGGCGGTGGCGTGTTGACGGGCAAATACTCTGCCGCAGACCTTGCGACGGCGGGCTCGGACAGCCCAGTGGGAACCCGTCGCGATCACGCCAAGGCGAACGGAACGCTGACCACGCGGGGGCTCGCAGTCGCGGACGCCGTCGTCGGTGTCGCACGCGAACTCGGGGCGTCCGCGGCTCAGGTGGCGCTGGCATGGACGCTCAGGCATCCGTCGGTCGTCAGCTCGCTGATCGGCGCGCGTACTCCGGAACAGTTGCAGGAGAACATCTCTGCGCTCGATGTCACCCTCGACGACTCCCACCTCGATGCACTGCACGCAGCCAGCGTTATCGACCTGGGGTTTCCGCACGAATTCCTGATGCGACCGATGGTGCGCGGCGTCACCACCGGCCGCACCTCGGTTCGGCCCCGTCCCATCAGGACCTGGTGA
- a CDS encoding GNAT family N-acetyltransferase, protein MTRLKLRAAVPSDTDFLFSMASDPEVVRWVGDGKPWSRDYFDGRFSRSLNAEDTRTPDVPRWFIGTAEDRHPVGLLSLTRRSDHIEVGYWVHPTQWGRGYAGELIDLARDHTDGLPMAAQVYPANSASRRVLERAGFTLVDDGDPMIFRRPPT, encoded by the coding sequence GTGACTCGACTGAAGCTGCGCGCTGCTGTCCCGTCCGACACCGATTTTCTCTTCTCGATGGCGTCGGACCCGGAGGTCGTCCGATGGGTCGGTGATGGAAAACCCTGGAGTAGAGACTATTTCGATGGTCGTTTCTCACGTTCCCTGAACGCCGAGGACACCCGAACGCCGGACGTGCCGAGATGGTTCATCGGCACCGCCGAGGATCGACACCCCGTCGGCTTGCTCAGCCTGACTCGACGATCGGATCACATCGAAGTCGGGTACTGGGTGCATCCGACCCAATGGGGTCGTGGCTACGCCGGCGAACTGATCGACCTCGCGCGGGATCACACGGATGGTCTCCCGATGGCGGCGCAGGTGTATCCGGCCAACAGTGCCTCACGTCGGGTGCTCGAGCGTGCCGGGTTCACACTCGTCGACGACGGTGATCCCATGATCTTTCGACGTCCTCCGACGTAA
- a CDS encoding cupin domain-containing protein → MNKIDKPWQPHRLVSVNDYDVKVVKLLGEFVWHTHPDTDEMFFVHRGELIIQLRDRDVVLGPGDIFVVPAGVEHCPKAVEEVSALLFERAGTVNTGDVGGEMTSQVHEL, encoded by the coding sequence CTGAACAAGATCGACAAGCCCTGGCAGCCTCACCGACTCGTCAGCGTCAACGACTACGACGTGAAGGTCGTCAAGCTGCTCGGCGAATTCGTCTGGCACACACACCCGGACACAGACGAGATGTTCTTCGTCCACCGCGGGGAACTGATCATCCAGCTGCGCGACCGGGACGTCGTTCTCGGACCTGGTGATATCTTCGTCGTCCCGGCAGGCGTCGAGCACTGTCCCAAGGCCGTCGAGGAGGTGTCGGCGTTGCTGTTCGAGAGGGCGGGCACCGTCAACACCGGGGATGTTGGCGGAGAGATGACTTCGCAGGTCCACGAGTTGTGA
- a CDS encoding HAD-IA family hydrolase has product MNLADYDVLSFDCYGTLIDWEAGILEVLRPWAQQAGSPLSDDELLEMHGVNESQAQRDSPSALYPRILADAFAQTGRALGIPVSAEWADKLGASVSDWPAFEDSGTALASLGESYKLVILSNVHRDGFAGSNRRLGVQFDAIVTAEDVKAYKPADNHFDALDGVLEMLGVPRSRLLHVAQSLFHDHVPAKRHGIASVWIDRRHDRLGWGATPEPSEQYSVDMKFPSMAAFAAAAREARSDA; this is encoded by the coding sequence ATGAATCTCGCCGACTACGACGTCCTGAGCTTCGATTGCTACGGAACGCTGATCGATTGGGAAGCGGGCATCCTCGAGGTGCTCAGACCATGGGCGCAGCAGGCCGGTTCTCCGCTGTCCGACGACGAGCTTCTCGAGATGCACGGCGTCAACGAATCTCAGGCGCAGCGGGATTCACCCTCTGCGCTGTACCCGCGGATACTCGCCGATGCTTTCGCGCAGACCGGGCGCGCATTGGGAATACCTGTATCGGCCGAGTGGGCGGACAAGCTCGGGGCCTCCGTTTCGGATTGGCCGGCATTCGAGGACTCCGGCACCGCCTTGGCGTCTCTCGGTGAGAGCTACAAGCTCGTCATACTGTCCAATGTGCACCGCGACGGTTTCGCAGGTAGCAACCGCCGGCTCGGCGTGCAGTTCGATGCCATCGTGACCGCGGAGGACGTCAAGGCCTACAAACCGGCCGACAACCACTTCGACGCGCTCGATGGAGTCCTCGAGATGCTGGGTGTTCCACGATCACGGCTACTCCATGTTGCACAGAGCCTGTTCCACGATCACGTACCGGCGAAACGGCACGGCATCGCCTCGGTGTGGATCGATCGGCGACACGATCGCCTCGGATGGGGAGCAACACCGGAGCCGTCCGAGCAATACAGCGTCGACATGAAATTCCCGAGCATGGCCGCATTCGCAGCAGCGGCCCGCGAAGCCCGCTCGGATGCGTAA
- a CDS encoding MarR family winged helix-turn-helix transcriptional regulator has protein sequence MTTTTSRPMQPPERQPIGFWTARAGEAIRARTRGALHEIGVTQPEWWLLHQISLHPAGAERAETIEKIGHNDTPEVIVEAIDSAESKGWIVESNSRLTFTPDGRDVFRRAADLQNMLQEERMRGISEADFVTTIEVLQRTIENVGGNAWHW, from the coding sequence ATGACAACGACAACCAGCAGACCGATGCAGCCGCCAGAGCGTCAGCCCATCGGGTTCTGGACCGCACGAGCGGGTGAAGCCATTCGGGCGCGGACCCGCGGCGCGCTCCACGAAATAGGCGTCACACAACCCGAATGGTGGCTGCTACATCAGATCTCGCTGCATCCCGCAGGAGCCGAGCGCGCCGAGACGATCGAGAAGATCGGTCACAACGACACCCCGGAGGTCATCGTCGAGGCCATCGACTCCGCGGAGTCCAAAGGTTGGATCGTGGAATCGAATTCACGTCTGACGTTCACCCCGGATGGTCGCGACGTGTTCCGGCGCGCAGCCGATCTCCAGAACATGCTGCAGGAGGAGCGCATGAGGGGCATCAGTGAGGCAGACTTCGTGACCACCATCGAGGTCCTGCAACGAACGATCGAGAACGTCGGAGGCAACGCCTGGCATTGGTGA
- the mraY gene encoding phospho-N-acetylmuramoyl-pentapeptide-transferase, whose translation MINILIAGGIALAVSILLTPFLIALFTRQGFGQEIRVEGPASHHAKRGTPTMGGVAIIVGLWAGYLGSHLVTMGGDGPSASALLILALATALGVVGFLDDYIKLRMKRSLGLKATGKYVGQISAAVIFAVLALQFRNGNGLTPGNVELSLVRQSTFFTMAPIVFVLFCVFLVVAWSNAVNLTDGLDGLAAGSMTLVLGAYTVMTFWQYRQSCATNSVAGCYQVRDPLDLAVVCAAAAGACIGFLWWNAAPAKIFMGDTGSLALGGLLAGLSIVSKTELIALVFGALFVAESASVVIQVASFKSTGKRPFRMAPIHHHFELAGWAETTVIIRLWLFAAIASALGLGLFYSEFLAAVG comes from the coding sequence ATGATCAACATTCTCATCGCCGGTGGAATCGCGTTGGCGGTCTCGATTCTGTTGACTCCATTTCTCATCGCGCTGTTCACCCGGCAGGGATTCGGCCAGGAGATCCGTGTCGAGGGTCCGGCAAGTCACCACGCCAAGCGAGGAACGCCGACGATGGGCGGCGTCGCGATCATCGTCGGCCTGTGGGCCGGTTACCTCGGCTCCCACCTGGTGACGATGGGCGGCGACGGACCGTCGGCTTCGGCGCTGTTGATACTCGCTCTTGCGACGGCACTCGGAGTCGTCGGATTCCTCGACGACTACATCAAGCTTCGAATGAAGCGAAGCCTCGGACTCAAGGCGACCGGCAAGTACGTCGGGCAGATCAGTGCAGCGGTGATCTTCGCCGTGCTGGCGCTGCAGTTCCGCAATGGGAACGGACTGACTCCGGGCAATGTCGAACTGTCGTTGGTACGCCAGTCCACGTTCTTCACCATGGCCCCGATCGTCTTCGTGCTGTTCTGTGTCTTCCTGGTCGTCGCCTGGTCCAATGCGGTCAACCTCACCGACGGTCTCGACGGCTTGGCCGCAGGATCGATGACACTCGTCCTCGGCGCGTACACGGTGATGACGTTCTGGCAGTACCGGCAATCCTGCGCCACCAACTCCGTGGCCGGGTGCTACCAGGTGCGCGATCCACTCGACCTCGCCGTCGTCTGCGCGGCTGCCGCGGGTGCCTGCATCGGATTCCTCTGGTGGAACGCAGCTCCGGCGAAGATCTTCATGGGCGACACCGGCTCACTCGCCCTCGGCGGACTGCTCGCAGGCCTGTCGATCGTGAGCAAGACCGAACTGATCGCCCTCGTCTTCGGAGCCCTGTTCGTCGCCGAGAGCGCCTCCGTCGTCATCCAGGTCGCGTCGTTCAAGAGCACCGGAAAGCGACCGTTCCGCATGGCACCCATCCACCACCATTTCGAGCTGGCCGGCTGGGCGGAAACGACGGTCATCATCCGACTGTGGCTGTTCGCTGCCATCGCGTCGGCACTGGGGCTCGGGTTGTTCTACAGCGAGTTCCTCGCCGCCGTCGGCTGA
- a CDS encoding helix-turn-helix transcriptional regulator — protein MPDRKNATATQSGVLRPDQLARYVDLTRLPCATALEPWVENYWQLRWDLPSDISYRSSTLPHPACTLSVEHGWTREGVVEPVVVTGVLTRRFDVVLAESGWVFGVKFRPGGYASFTGTVARNLRDVSVAPPTPFRAETVAALAELGGHLNADHCRTVVDSVLAPYARDVEPEYRTVLDIITTMLRDRTLVRVAQVEQRCAIGTRRLQRLFERYVGATPKWVLGRYRIHDAVSELDNGYSGPLADLAARYGWFDQAHFTREFTELVGMPPSAYQP, from the coding sequence GTGCCGGATAGGAAAAACGCGACAGCCACCCAGTCCGGCGTCCTGCGGCCGGATCAGCTGGCTCGGTATGTCGATCTGACACGGCTGCCGTGTGCAACGGCGTTGGAACCGTGGGTCGAGAACTACTGGCAGCTGCGATGGGATCTGCCGTCGGACATCTCGTATCGCAGCTCGACGCTCCCACACCCGGCCTGCACGTTGAGCGTCGAGCACGGCTGGACCCGGGAAGGCGTCGTCGAACCGGTGGTCGTGACGGGCGTGCTCACCCGTCGCTTCGACGTCGTGCTCGCCGAATCCGGTTGGGTGTTCGGGGTCAAGTTCCGTCCCGGCGGCTACGCGAGTTTCACCGGAACCGTGGCCCGAAATCTGCGCGACGTCTCGGTCGCGCCGCCGACCCCGTTCCGAGCCGAGACCGTTGCTGCACTGGCCGAGCTGGGAGGACATCTCAATGCCGACCACTGCCGAACCGTCGTCGACTCGGTTCTCGCGCCCTATGCCCGTGACGTGGAACCGGAGTACCGGACCGTCCTGGACATCATCACGACGATGCTGCGCGACCGGACGCTGGTTCGCGTCGCACAGGTGGAACAGCGGTGCGCAATCGGCACTCGTCGATTGCAACGGCTGTTCGAGCGCTACGTCGGCGCGACGCCCAAGTGGGTGCTCGGGCGGTATCGGATTCACGACGCTGTCAGTGAACTCGACAACGGCTACTCGGGTCCGCTGGCAGACCTGGCCGCCCGATACGGCTGGTTCGACCAGGCTCACTTCACTCGGGAGTTCACCGAACTGGTCGGAATGCCGCCGAGCGCCTACCAACCCTGA
- a CDS encoding VOC family protein, which yields MTETPVATLKMVTLDCADPTASAEFWSSLLGWSVVHAEQDYAMLQGPSSALGFGRVDDYQPPSWPNANGSKQFHFDLAVEDLDVAASAAVELGATLPEDQPGDTWRVLLDPAGHPFCLTNAANWG from the coding sequence ATGACCGAGACACCCGTTGCCACGCTGAAGATGGTCACCCTGGACTGTGCAGACCCTACGGCCAGCGCGGAATTCTGGTCGTCGTTGCTGGGCTGGAGCGTTGTGCACGCGGAGCAGGACTACGCGATGCTGCAGGGTCCGAGCAGTGCGCTCGGATTCGGTCGCGTCGACGATTACCAACCGCCGTCGTGGCCCAACGCCAACGGCAGCAAGCAGTTTCACTTCGATCTGGCGGTCGAGGACCTCGATGTCGCGGCGTCGGCTGCGGTGGAGCTGGGTGCGACGCTGCCCGAGGACCAGCCGGGCGATACCTGGCGGGTGCTGCTGGATCCGGCCGGGCATCCGTTCTGTCTGACGAATGCCGCGAACTGGGGCTGA
- a CDS encoding VOC family protein, with product MPRTGADTASLVVVKPRLAGIEIVVADMAAALAFYRVLGLDIPADADAEQHVEVDLGGVRLLFDLPSTIESFDPTWTPPSGGHRVALAFDCGSAAGVDAAWAAVTEAGYTGHLQPWDAFWGQRYAVVHDPDGTTVDLYANL from the coding sequence ATGCCGCGAACTGGGGCTGACACGGCTAGCCTTGTCGTCGTGAAACCACGTCTGGCAGGAATCGAGATCGTCGTCGCCGATATGGCCGCAGCTCTGGCGTTCTATCGCGTTCTGGGACTGGACATTCCGGCCGACGCCGATGCCGAGCAGCACGTAGAGGTCGACCTCGGCGGCGTCAGGTTGCTGTTCGACCTGCCGTCGACCATCGAGTCGTTCGATCCGACGTGGACGCCGCCCAGCGGGGGCCACCGCGTCGCGCTCGCGTTCGATTGCGGTTCCGCCGCCGGAGTGGACGCGGCGTGGGCAGCGGTGACCGAGGCGGGGTACACCGGACACCTGCAGCCGTGGGATGCGTTCTGGGGGCAGCGTTATGCCGTCGTACACGATCCCGACGGCACCACCGTCGATCTGTACGCGAACCTCTGA
- a CDS encoding VOC family protein: MRIDITSVFVDDQSKALTFYTEVLGFVVKHDVAMGGPDRWLTVVSPQDPEGTELLLEPSGHPATAPFKDALFADGIPFTQFAVDSVAAEYDRLIGLGVRFTQQPTEMGPVITAVFDDTCGNLIQIIAPSS; this comes from the coding sequence ATGAGAATCGACATCACCAGCGTCTTCGTCGACGATCAGAGCAAAGCGCTGACGTTCTACACTGAGGTACTGGGCTTCGTCGTCAAGCACGACGTAGCCATGGGTGGCCCCGATCGTTGGCTCACGGTCGTCTCGCCGCAGGATCCTGAAGGCACCGAGTTGCTGCTCGAGCCCAGCGGTCATCCCGCAACCGCACCGTTCAAGGATGCACTGTTCGCGGACGGCATCCCGTTCACACAGTTCGCGGTGGACAGTGTTGCAGCAGAATACGATCGGCTCATCGGCCTGGGCGTTCGGTTCACTCAGCAGCCCACCGAGATGGGCCCGGTGATCACTGCGGTGTTCGACGACACCTGCGGCAACCTGATTCAGATCATCGCTCCGTCGAGCTGA